The Holophagales bacterium genome has a segment encoding these proteins:
- a CDS encoding glucosidase yields MKRRSPTAEETRLAASRDRRTHWKRWGPYLSDRQWGTVREDYSEGGTAWESFPHHHARSRAYRWGEDGLMGVSDRRQALCFALALWNGRDPILKERLFGLTGHEGNHGEDVKELYYQLDSTPTHSYMKLLYKYVQAEYPYARLVEGNRRRGREEPELELADLGTFDAGHWDVMVEYAKATAEDLLVKVTATNRGPAPATLHLLPTLWYRNTWSWGLDARRPRIREAPPRARAAVLTTEHPLYGTRWLLAEGEPELLFTENESNAERLWGVPNESPWVKDAFHEVVVNGRAEVANPARVGSKAATWNVASAGPGEAIALRLRLADQLPAGDGAGDDFDEVFALRRAEADAFYAALQPEGLEDDARNVQRQAFAGLLLSKQYYAYDVARWLKGDPAGPEPPRSRRKGRNAEWTHLFNADVISMPDKWEYPWYAAWDLAFHCVPLALVDPDFAKEQLVLLTREWYMHPNGQLPAYEWALGDVNPPVHAWAAWRVYKIDAARSGRRDRLFLERVFHKLLLNFTWWVNRKDADGQNVFEGGFLGLDNIGVFDRSAALPSGGRLEQSDGTSWMGMYCLNMLAIALELAGENPAYEDVASKFFEHFVYICRAMSNVGSENLELWSREDGFFHDVLHLPDGRHFPLRVRSMVGLIPLFAVETLESEVVDRFPRFKRRMQWFLQNRPELAAHVETRTEPGGRIRRFLSLVNGERLRSVLGYMLDESEFLSPHGVRSLSRVHRDRPYVLRLDGTEHRVGYEPAESTTPLFGGNSNWRGPVWFPVNFLLVESLQKYHHFLGDAFTVEMPTGSGRRATLDEVATDLSRRLISLFLRDGDGRRPAFGGDARHRSDPAFRDLLLFHEYFHGDDGRGLGASHQTGWTALVAKLIQQSGRGGET; encoded by the coding sequence TTGAAACGCCGATCGCCGACCGCCGAAGAGACCCGCCTGGCCGCGTCCCGCGACCGTAGGACTCACTGGAAGCGCTGGGGGCCGTACCTCTCCGACAGGCAGTGGGGCACCGTCCGCGAGGACTACAGCGAAGGCGGCACGGCCTGGGAGTCGTTCCCGCACCACCACGCGCGTTCCCGCGCCTACCGCTGGGGCGAGGACGGCCTGATGGGCGTATCCGACCGGCGGCAGGCCCTCTGCTTCGCGCTTGCGCTCTGGAACGGGAGAGACCCCATTCTCAAGGAGCGCCTCTTCGGCCTGACCGGGCACGAGGGAAATCACGGGGAAGACGTGAAGGAGCTGTACTACCAGCTCGACTCCACGCCGACGCACTCGTACATGAAGCTCCTCTACAAGTACGTGCAGGCGGAATACCCGTACGCGCGGCTCGTCGAGGGGAACCGCAGGCGCGGGCGCGAAGAGCCGGAGCTCGAGCTCGCCGACCTGGGAACCTTCGACGCGGGCCACTGGGACGTGATGGTCGAATACGCGAAAGCCACGGCCGAGGACCTTCTCGTCAAGGTGACGGCGACGAACCGCGGCCCGGCGCCCGCGACGCTCCACCTCCTCCCGACGCTCTGGTACCGCAACACCTGGAGCTGGGGCCTCGACGCGCGCCGCCCGCGGATTCGCGAGGCGCCGCCGCGCGCCCGCGCGGCCGTCCTCACCACGGAGCATCCCCTCTACGGGACGCGGTGGCTCCTCGCGGAAGGAGAGCCTGAACTTCTCTTCACCGAGAACGAGTCGAACGCCGAGCGGCTCTGGGGCGTGCCGAACGAGAGCCCGTGGGTGAAGGACGCTTTCCACGAGGTCGTCGTGAACGGCCGCGCGGAGGTCGCGAATCCCGCCCGCGTCGGGTCGAAGGCGGCGACGTGGAACGTCGCCTCAGCAGGCCCGGGCGAGGCGATCGCGCTGAGGCTCCGCCTGGCGGACCAGCTCCCCGCCGGAGACGGCGCGGGGGACGACTTCGACGAGGTCTTCGCGCTCCGCCGTGCCGAAGCCGACGCGTTCTACGCGGCGCTCCAGCCGGAAGGGCTCGAAGACGATGCCCGCAACGTCCAGCGTCAGGCGTTTGCCGGCCTCCTGCTGTCGAAGCAGTACTACGCGTACGACGTCGCCCGCTGGCTGAAGGGCGACCCGGCCGGCCCCGAGCCCCCCCGCTCCCGGCGGAAGGGCCGGAACGCGGAGTGGACGCACCTCTTCAACGCCGACGTGATCTCGATGCCCGACAAGTGGGAGTACCCCTGGTACGCGGCGTGGGACCTCGCCTTCCACTGCGTCCCGCTCGCGCTCGTCGACCCCGACTTCGCCAAGGAGCAGCTCGTCCTCCTGACCCGCGAGTGGTACATGCACCCGAACGGGCAGCTCCCCGCCTACGAGTGGGCCCTCGGCGACGTGAACCCGCCGGTCCACGCCTGGGCCGCGTGGCGCGTCTACAAGATCGACGCGGCCCGCTCCGGCCGCCGCGACCGCCTCTTCCTCGAGCGGGTCTTCCACAAGCTCCTCCTCAACTTCACCTGGTGGGTGAACCGCAAGGACGCGGACGGACAGAACGTCTTCGAGGGAGGGTTCCTCGGTCTCGACAACATCGGCGTCTTCGACCGGAGCGCGGCGCTCCCATCCGGAGGGCGGCTCGAGCAGAGCGACGGGACGAGCTGGATGGGGATGTACTGCCTCAACATGCTCGCCATCGCGCTCGAGCTGGCAGGCGAGAACCCCGCCTACGAGGATGTCGCCTCGAAGTTCTTCGAGCACTTCGTCTACATCTGCCGGGCGATGTCGAACGTCGGCAGCGAGAATCTCGAGCTCTGGAGCCGCGAGGACGGCTTCTTCCACGACGTCCTCCACCTCCCCGACGGGCGGCACTTCCCGCTCCGCGTGCGCTCGATGGTCGGGCTCATTCCCCTCTTCGCCGTCGAGACGCTCGAGTCGGAGGTCGTCGACCGCTTCCCCCGCTTCAAGAGGCGGATGCAGTGGTTCCTCCAGAACCGTCCCGAGCTCGCCGCGCACGTCGAGACGCGGACCGAGCCGGGGGGCCGGATCCGGCGCTTCCTCTCCCTCGTGAACGGCGAGAGGCTCCGTTCCGTCCTCGGGTACATGCTCGACGAGAGCGAGTTCCTCTCGCCGCACGGCGTCCGCTCCCTCTCGCGCGTCCACCGCGACCGGCCGTACGTCCTCCGCCTCGACGGCACGGAGCACCGCGTCGGCTACGAGCCGGCCGAGTCGACCACGCCTCTCTTCGGCGGCAACTCGAACTGGCGCGGCCCGGTCTGGTTCCCGGTCAACTTCCTCCTCGTCGAGTCGCTGCAGAAGTACCACCACTTCCTGGGCGATGCGTTCACGGTCGAGATGCCGACCGGCTCGGGACGCCGCGCCACGCTCGACGAGGTCGCGACCGACCTTTCCCGCCGGCTCATC
- a CDS encoding SRPBCC domain-containing protein, whose protein sequence is MKVTLRSEKVVSDENVRKETGRGFAEWWRVLDAFGGPAKGRREIGGLLFGELKVDAWWSATLQVEYERHKGVVEKDGKGKGYTICATKSVKAAPEKCWEMWATGKALDAWFGPKNVLDLKAGGSLSNGDGNAADVKGVTPGKTIRLIWKDASAPGTPVEIKFQPAPGKTTVMVTHDRLQTREEADGLRAAWGEALDRMKKRVEAG, encoded by the coding sequence ATGAAGGTGACGCTGCGATCCGAGAAGGTCGTGTCGGACGAGAACGTGAGGAAGGAGACCGGGAGGGGCTTCGCCGAGTGGTGGAGGGTCCTCGACGCCTTCGGTGGCCCGGCGAAGGGCCGGCGGGAGATCGGCGGCCTCCTCTTCGGCGAGCTGAAGGTCGACGCCTGGTGGTCCGCGACCCTCCAGGTCGAGTACGAGCGGCACAAGGGGGTCGTCGAGAAGGACGGCAAGGGGAAGGGCTACACCATCTGCGCGACGAAGTCGGTGAAGGCGGCGCCCGAGAAGTGCTGGGAGATGTGGGCGACCGGCAAGGCCCTGGACGCGTGGTTCGGTCCGAAGAACGTCCTCGACCTGAAGGCGGGCGGCTCCCTCTCGAACGGGGACGGGAACGCTGCCGACGTCAAGGGCGTGACGCCGGGGAAGACGATCCGGCTGATCTGGAAGGACGCGAGCGCTCCCGGGACGCCGGTGGAGATCAAGTTCCAGCCTGCACCGGGCAAGACGACCGTGATGGTGACGCACGACCGGCTCCAGACGCGCGAGGAGGCCGACGGACTGCGCGCGGCGTGGGGCGAGGCGCTCGACAGGATGAAGAAGCGCGTCGAGGCGGGCTGA